From the genome of Tsukamurella pulmonis:
CTTCACGGAGGGCGCGCCAGGCGCCCGGGGGAGTCGAAGTAGGCATACAACCGATAATGCTCTGCGTGCATGTTTCCCGCGACGTAGACCCCGCAACCGCGATGGATTTCACACCGGTCCTCGCCTGGTTCGACGCGGCCGAACGCGACCTGCCGTGGCGCGACCCGGACGCCGGGCCGTGGGCGATCCTGGTCAGCGAGGTGATGCTGCAGCAGACGCCGGTGGTCCGGGTCGAGCCCGTCTGGCGCGCCTGGATGCAGCGCTGGCCGACCCCCGCCGACCTGGCCGCCGCCACCGGCGCCGACGCCGTGCGCGCGTGGGGCAAGCTCGGCTACCCGCGCCGGGCGATGCGCCTGCACGCGTGCGCGCAGGCGCTCGTCGAGCGGTTCGACGGTGCCGTCCCCTCGGACGTGGACGAGTTGCTCTCGCTCCCCGGGGTGGGCGATTACACGGCCCGCGCCGTGGCCTGCTTCGCCTTCGGCCAGGACGTCCCGGTGGTGGACATCAACGTGCGGCGGGTGCTGGCCCGCGCCGCGGCCGGGGAGTCGGACGCGGCGGCACCGTCGGCCAAGCGCGACCTGGCCGCGGCGACGGCCGCATTGGATTCCGTTCCCGCGCAGCGCCGTCCGCGACTCTCGGCCGGGCTGATGGAGCTCGGCGCGCTGGTGTGCACCGCGCGCTCGCCCCGCTGCGGCGAGTGCCCGCTGCACGCCGAATGCGCCTGGCTCGCGGCCGGGGCGCCGGCGGGCACCGTCGCGCCGCGGAAGGTGCAGAAGTACGAGGGCACCGATCGGCAGGCGCGCGGCAGGCTGCTCGACGTGCTTCGCGGTGCCGACGGTGCCGTCCCCCGCGCCGCGCTCGATCTGGCGTGGGAGCGCGACCGGGCGCAGCGCGACCGGGCGCTCGACTCGCTGCTGGTGGACGGCCTGATCGAGCAGACCGCCGACGGCCGGTTCGCGCTGGCCGGCGA
Proteins encoded in this window:
- a CDS encoding A/G-specific adenine glycosylase, encoding MDFTPVLAWFDAAERDLPWRDPDAGPWAILVSEVMLQQTPVVRVEPVWRAWMQRWPTPADLAAATGADAVRAWGKLGYPRRAMRLHACAQALVERFDGAVPSDVDELLSLPGVGDYTARAVACFAFGQDVPVVDINVRRVLARAAAGESDAAAPSAKRDLAAATAALDSVPAQRRPRLSAGLMELGALVCTARSPRCGECPLHAECAWLAAGAPAGTVAPRKVQKYEGTDRQARGRLLDVLRGADGAVPRAALDLAWERDRAQRDRALDSLLVDGLIEQTADGRFALAGEA